ATTGCTAGCAAATCGCCGTGTCTGGGCTGAATCTTGATAAGTCTTTCCGCTCGTAACGATCAGGGGATGCGAGGACTTCCAAATTTCGGCGCAAAGGCTCGTTTTTGCTCAATTCCAAGTTGAGCGGATCGCTGGGACGGATAGGATCGGAGTCGTGACTTGGGGTGACGCCCTGATCGGCGACGGACGCCGGCGACTCTGAGCCACGTGAACGAAAAGCCCCCTGCCGACGAGGCGAGCAATCCATGGACATGAGCGAGACGAGCCGACCGGTTGTCGATGAGGTCGACTTGATGTTGGCAAACGCCCGCTTGCGAGACGAGCTGGAACCGTACCGTGACGAATCAATCGACTCGTCGCTTCATCGGATGCCGCTGCGGACCGAAAACGAGTACTTAGCGTCAATGTTGGCCTGGGAGCGAGCCCCGGCTCTCCCCATTGCAAGCTGGTTCTCACCGGTGATGGAGTTGCCGCCACCCGATTCCCTCAGCGACCAAGCTCTTTCGGAACTGCTGATCGGAACCATCATCCGGTTGCATTCCCAGCGAGTCGTCCTGCGTTGCACGGACCACCTGACTGATCGCGAGCTTTACAAGATCATCTACCGCGACATCCTGCCGTGTTGCGAAAAGAAGGTCGAACTGCCAGGCAAGTTTCTGGAGTGGCGTTGCATCGAAGACAACGACACATGGCTGCGTTACTACGCCGACGCAGTTGAACGACGACGATTCCAAGAAGAATACGAAGTCGATTTGCCGCCCAGCGAAACGCCACCGTACCAACGGGACCTACCGTAATCGATAAAGTCGTTTGACGTCGCGACAAGTCGCCAGAGAGTCTCGGCAAGTATCTTATCAACTCGAAACTCTTGCGGAATTTCGCAACCTGAAAATCAAGTTGACGCAGAGCGTTAGCCCTTGCGGTAACGCCACATGCAAGCGAGTGCGGACACGGCATCTCGCCAGCCAATTTTCTTGCCTTCTTTGTAACTACGAGCCTGATAACCCGTCGGAACTTCGATCAATTCGTAGTGACCGGCGGCAATCTTGGCCGTGATTTCCGGCTCAAAACCGAACCGGCATTCACGCAGTTCCATCGATCGAATCAAATCGCCGTCGAAGGCTTTGTGACAGGTTTCCATGTCGGTCAATTGCAATCCGGTCAAGCAATTGCTCAACGACGTCAGCATCCAGTTGCCCAACCGATGCACGACAGACGAATCATCCCAGCCATTCAAATAGCGGGACCCGTACGTGGCATCGGCGTCACCATCAAGGATTGGCCAAATCACTCGCAGTAAATCCGCTGGATCGTATTCCATGTCGGCATCTTGAATCGCAACAACTCTGCCCTGACTGTGCCTGATCGCTAGTCGAACGGCCGAACCTTTGCCATGATTGGCGCGGCGACAGATGATTTGGCGCGACGCGCTATGCGGCAGCGATTGCAACCATTCCGTCGTGCCATCGGTGCTGCCGTCGTCGACGATGATGATTTCGGTCGCCGGCGGCATGACTTTTTCGATGCGTCTGATCACGCGCTCGATCGTGCGAATTTCATTGAAGACGGGCACGATCACGGTCACGTCGAACCGAGTGACTGGAATCTTTCCGGCGGCAACGGAGTTGGCTTCGGCAATCAGGTCGAGCGCTTCGTCGATCCGCTCGATCGCTAACTCATGTTCTGACCGTGGCTGCCAAGTCGCCTCGTCACGACCGACACCGAATACGACCGCGTCATTTTCGGTGGCTGGATTGTTCGAAATCGCCTGTTCGTTCTTCAGCGTTTCGTTTTTCAGCGTCGTTGTCATAGAGAATGCGCTCTGCGTTGGATCGATGGATTCGCCGCTGCTTTGTCGGTTGCACGAGATGCAATACGACAAACGGTTATTCAAACGATGCGACACAACTAACGACCGCGCCGACACGAATCGACCCGATCGATCATTTCCGTCGGGCGCGATGGGCGAGGTGAGACGGTTAGATCGACTGTTCCGATTGTTCCGGTCTTAACCCGCGCAGCAAATCTGAAAGTTCGCTGCCAAACGCAATAGAAAATTGCAGGCCGGTCCGGCAAGACAAAGAAGAAAGTCCAACAGCGGACTGGCGGTCCTCGAGCCGCCCCTGCCAAACGAACCGCGTCGGTTCGCTGGCGTGCCAAAATCGTGCAGATCGGATCAAGAGCAGACCCGGATCACGATTGGTCTTAAGACCTTCGATGGCTTCTTAAGCCTTCGACGGCGCGTCGGTGGTGCCCAACTGGGCCAACACCTGAAGAACGCCATTGAGATGTGCCAAACGGGGGCCAAATCGATCAACAAATTCGTTCAACATGTACTCGCCTTCGATCAAATGATCTTCGCTATCGGCGACTTCTTCGGTCAACGTTCCCAAGAACTCTGTTTGCACGCGGCTAAGCGTTTCAGCAGCACGACGACACGCTGTTGCCAATTCTGGGTTTGCATTCTTCCATTGCTGCAGTTCACTGGCGCGTTGGTTGTTGGCAGCAGCAGTTTGTTGAATCAAATTTTCCAACAATTTGTTCTGCTGTTGCTGTCCGGCCACCAATTGACGCAACAATTCGATCGCAACCCGATCGTTCGAAGCTGGCGGAGTCGAATTGGATTCGGCCGAGACATCAATTCGAAACATGGGCGAAATAGGCTCGTGATCGTAGGACATATCGATTGGGGCTCTGAAGCGTTTTGGGTCAGTTCGCTGAAATGTTCGCCGAGTATAACCCACTAAAATTTGGGTTGTCGAGCAAACGCCATCGAACTCGGTTTTTTGTTTTTACGCGAACAAAACTTCCGGATAATCCGCAACTTTTCGCTTGCAAGCAATCAACGAAGACTTTACCGATACAACCCCTAAAGTCGCGATAACCGGATCGCCGAAGACAACCTCTAGAGACCTTCACCGGATCACCGGTGCTGCGTTTTTTCAGCACCAGCGTGAAACTTCCACGTCCTTGGTGACGATCCTGTTCTCTTTCCACGTTTGACTTTAACGCATGGCCCAATCGGCAATCACGATCGCCTATTTTACCGTCGTCGAAGACGAACGCACCGGATGGACCGGTGGGCTGCTGCTGTTGAACGGCGGCGGACGCCCGCTTGAATTTCAGTGCACGTTACCGGTACGCCCGTCGCGAGCGCACGAAATTTTGTTTGGCCCAACTCTTCGCGATCACATCATTGGCGAAGTGATTGGACCGTTGCTGGTCAAGAAATGCCGCACGCCAATCGGCTTCTTGTGCTGTGACCAACCCGAATCGCTGATCATCAGCCAAACAGTGTCGTACCCGATCGCACTAGTGGTCGAAGCCGCCGAGTTAGAAGAAGGCCCGATCACTGACGACACGCTGATCGGATCTAGTGAAGTGGCACTGGCCGGTTCCACGCTGCGAGTTCCGATGGAACAAGTCGACGCGGTGCGCGCGATGACCGAAAAACTGATCGACTTGCCCGATGCGATCGAACCATTCGAACGCATTCGCGAAGCCATCAAAGAAGCGCAGTCACAAATCGCACGATCACAAAACGTGCCCACCCCAAGAATCGCTGACGCCGCTTAATATGTTTCAACGAAAATCAGCGTCCGACATGATCGCCGAAATCGACACGGCGAACAGTTGGTGTGCCGACTCGTTGGTGCCCACCGGGACGTACGAAATCACACTCGAGCGGATCGAACCGCGTTCGTTGCCCATTCGTGTGTCACCGCTGACGACGCGAGTCACGGGATTTCTGTTTCCCGAGGCGAACCAGTGGGTGCCGCCAAAACCGCCGCCTTCGGAATCGTCGACCGACAAAGCCGAAACGGCAAAGGTGCGCAAACGTTACAAGACGATCAAGCATCACCGCATCAAGCCACCCAATGACGTGGTCAAACTGCAAGACCGGTTGTACTACTTGCTGCAACCACCGCTGGACTTGTTGGTCGGCAGCGGACAACTGAACTTTCCGTTCGACCCGTTTGCATACCAGTTAGACGGTATCGCGTTCTTGTTCCCGCGTTACGCCGCCGTCTTGGCTGACGAAATGGGACTCGGCAAAACGATGCAAGCGATCAGCACGATCCGATTGCTTTTGTGCAGCGGCGAGGTGCGCAGCGTTTTATTGGTGTGTCCCAAACCGCTGGTCAGCAATTGGCTGCGCGAGTTCCAAGTCTGGGCACCAGAAATCCCGGTCGCCGCGATCGAAGGAAACGCCGCCACCCGCGAACATGCGTGGCGATCTCCTGAAATCCCCGTCAAAATTGCCAACTACGAACTACTGATGCGAGACAAAGAAACAGTCTTGGACAGCGGTCTGCATTTTGATCTGGTCGCGCTCGACGAAGCCCAACGGATCAAGAATCGCAACAGCACGACCAGCGAGATCGTGCGTGCGATTCCTCGCACTCGTTCCTGGGCACTGACCGGCACCCCGGTCGAAAACTCGCCAGACGATTTGGTCGGCATTTTCGATTACCTGTCGCCCGGCTATTTGAAGGTCGGCATGCCGATGGGCGAAATGGCCAAACTGTCCAAAGACTTCATCATGCGCCGGACCAAGGACATGGTGATGAATGACATGCCGCCCAAACTCTATCGTGACGCCGAACTTGACCTCACACCCGAGCAATGGTCGACCTACGAGATGGCCGAGAAGGAAGGCGTGGTCCGACTCGAAGAAATGGAACAAGATTTGACAATCCAGCACGTCTTTGAATTGGTGCTGCGATTGAAACAGATCTGTAACTTTGATCCAGTGACTAGTGCCAGCGCGAAACTGGAACGCATGGTTGCCGACATGGAGGAAGTTGTCGCGAGCGGTAAAAAGGCGATCGTGTTCAGTCAGTGGGTCAACAGCATCGACCGAATGTTGCCCGCGATGGAGCGGTTTGGACCGCTGCAATATCACGGAAGAATCCCACACAAGAAACGCGAAGGCGTCATCGACCAATTTAAGAACGACCCCAAGGCTAGCGTCATTTTGATGAGCTACGGTGCTGGAAGTGTGGGACTGAATTTGCAATTCTGCGAGTACGTGTTTCTGTTCGATCGGTGGTGGAATCCCGCGGTCGAGGATCAAGCCATCAACCGGGCGCACCGCATCGGTGCTCGCGGCGCGGTGACTGTCACTCGAATGTTGGCGATGAACACCATCGAACAGCGGATTGCAGCCGTGCTAGACCAAAAACGCGAAATGTTCGACACGCTCTTCAGTGACCAGAGCGGCCCAACCAAGGGCAGTGGCGGCGGTCTAAGTCGCGACGAAATCTTTGGACTGTTTGATCTGCGGGCACCGGGCGGCAAAAAAGTCAGCTAGCCGAAACTGACAAAAGACCGACTTGCGATCGGGCAACCCTGTGTGTTGGGTTTCGGATAAGATGGTGGTACTAGTCTGGCCCCGACACCATCTTGGAAACCACGCCCCAGCGATGAGCACTTCTGTAGAATCCATGCAGGCCGAAGCCGCACAGTTCCGCGACCGCTACAACGCCGTGCGGGACATGATCGGCCGAGTCATCGTTGGACACGACGACATCGTCCACGGTGTGTTGACGGCAATTCTTTGCGGTGGGCACTGCCTGTTAGAGGGCGTCCCTGGACTGGGCAAGACGATGCTGGTGCGAACACTCGCCGAAGTACTGGACTTGGAATTCAATCGCGTCCAGTTCACGCCCGACCTGATGCCAGCCGACATCCTCGGCACCAACATGATCGTCGAAGACGACGCGGGTCGGCGAAAATTCGAATTTCAAAAGGGTCCGGTCTTCACTCAGATCTTGTTAGCCGACGAAATCAACCGTGCTACGCCCAAGACACAGTCGGCGATGTTGGAAACGATGCAGGAAGGCACCGTGACGGCCGGCGGCAAACGGTTCGAACTGTCGAAGCCGTTTTTTGTCTTGGCAACTCAAAACCCAATCGAACAAGAAGGCACCTATCCGCTTCCCGAAGCACAACTGGACCGATTTCTTTTTAAGCTGGTGGTCGGCTACAGCAGCCGCGAAGACTTGAACGTGATCGTCGACCGAACCACGCGCGGCGAAAAAATCTCGCTCGATAAAGTCATGGACGGCGCCGAACTGATCAAGTGGCAAGGGATGGTCCGCCAAGTGATCCTGGCACCCCATGTTCAAGATTATTTGGTGCGTCTGAATTTGGCGACACACCCCGACGGCCCCCACAGCGTCGATGCGACCAATAACTATGTGCGATGGGGTGCGAGCCCGCGGGGTGCGCAGACGTTGGCGTTGGCGGCGAAAGTTCGTGCGCTGCTGGACGGACGATTCAATGTTTCGTTCGAAGACGTTCGCCGCGTCTTCTTGCCGGCGATGCGACATCGAGTGCTGTTAAATTTCGAAGCGCAAGCCGAAGGCATCGAGCCCGACACGGTGCTGTTAGACATCTTGGAAAAGGTTCCCGAAAAAGCCGACTGATCATGTTCGATGACAATCCCTACCGCCCAACGGCGGACTCACGGGTGGCGGATACGCCAGATGATTCAATTGTCATCCCGCCGATTCCCCGTCAGCGGTCCGCGTGGAACGGGGTATTGTTGGGGTTTGCGATCGGAGCGGCGATCCCGGTCGGCATGGGGGTATATAGCATCGCCCAATTTTCGGCTTACCAAGCAACATTGCCATCTGGGTCGGCGACTTGTGGCATGCCAATGCTTGGCGCAATGATGATCATCTTCTTTGGCGGTCCCTTTGGTGGATTGATCGGCGCGCTAGTCGGCGGAGCGGTTTCCTATTTCAACCCGAGTCGCCGATGAACCTGTTTTTCGTCTGCGTTTTCGTGACGCTTGTCCCGGCCAGCATGATGACGATGATCACATGCCTTGCCGTCGGCCTGTCGCTGGGGCCATCACGAATATCCGTTCGATTGCCGATCTTCTTGATCGGATCAGCGATTTTCGCGGGCGTGATTTGCCTGTTCGAATCAAATTCCGAGTGCTGGCCGCTGGGGATTGCAACGGTCGTTCTGGGGTTGTTGGCACTGGGGATGCGAGATCGATTCATCGCGATGATCGCGATCGGCTGTGGATTGCCGCTCGTCTTGTTTACCGCCATGCAAGTCATTTCCGGCGGTTTCCAAACTCGTTCATTTACCGCGACCATGTTGGCATCCGGTTTTCTGGCCTTGATGTTTTCAACGTTGCGATTCGCAGGATACCGTTTGACTCGGTTGGCAAACCCGGTGTCGGCAACGGACTTGCACTTGGCAACCGGCACGCCTTTGCACCAGTGGATTGCCGAACTCGACCGCTCGGATGCATTGCCTGGCAATTATGCCGAAACAATGTCTCGTCTCAGCGATCGAGGGCTGACGAATCACTGGCAAAAGATCATCACCAAATCCTACGAGCGATCACGGGGCAGGATGCCGATCGAACGATCGAGTGACGGACGCCCTGTGTTTGTTGCCCCGGATAGGCTGGCAAGTTTTTTTGGGTGGTCGTTTGGCCAGCTCCGACATCGCTTTAGCGTTTGGCAGATGATGGTTTGGTCATTCTGTGCAGCGACCGTATTTGGTCTGGGCCGTCAATTGCCGCCCCTGAATTTGCCGAGCGAGGCCGTTGCGATTGCCGTTCCCATGGCTGCCGCGATCACCATCATCGCACTTGCGTGCATGCATGGAATTTTGTCTCCTCGACTCGGTCGAGCTTCTGCCAAACATCACATTTTGATCGTTGCCGTAACGATCTTGGTGTTCCCCAAAGTCGTCGGACTGGCTCCGGGTGATCCGCGTTTCTTCATCCTGATGGCGTGGCTGATCACATCGATGACGTTGTGGTTTGCACTGGCGTGCATGGCTGCTCGCGAGCAGGGCCTATCACTTGTCCGAATGGAAGCCCAACAAAGCACCGCCCCCCGGACGGCGGGAACAAGAAACGACGGTAAAAATGGGGAAATGACGAATTTTCGGGATTTGCCTAAGGCACCCGTTTCGCATATCATCATCACCGTTCCAGCCAAGGAAATTGAGGCTGAAACGCCTACCCCTTACAGGTAGCAGTGACCATCCACGCAAGGCATGTTCGCTGGTTTCATGTGCCGTCGTTTGAACGAATTGGTTCGTAAACGGCTCTCTTTTCTAGCGAAGGATCGAATCAGTGAAGTTCCCATTCGCACGGCAGACGCGAGCCGCCGAGCCACGATTGCGTTCTAGCAAACATCGGTCGGAACTTAAAAGCCTGATTATCGAGCAACTCGAAGCTCCCCTGCCGACGAAAAAATCACCCGTTCGAACACGTCCACCGATGCCCCGAGTGGATGCGGCAACGCCGTTCCCGCCGCGAATTTCACGGTCACCGGTTTCTCCTACGTCGAGCGTAACGCAGACTCCTGCTCTGCGGCCGGAAATCTCTCCCCTTCCCGTGCGCCGCATTGACCGAGCCACCTTGGCCATAACGGACGTGACGGTTCTCGACTCACCTAAGGTGACAGCAAAAATCGTCGCGACAGCGATCGAAAAGTCAACCATTCCCGATCATCAAGCGCCTGTGTTTCCGTTTGTCGCATTTGCGGTGACGAGCGAGATCTCCAGCACGGCAAGTGAATCGGCGACTGAATTTGCGTTGAACCATTTCGCGCTGAACCATGCATCGAAGCACGAATCTCTGACGCTGCACCATTGGTCGGCCGTTGCTGACATCAATTGCCCTCAATCGATCAAAATCGACCTGACGAGCTCGCGATTGGTAAGCGGATTCCGATTGACCGCCAATGGCTCGGCAACATGGTCGGCAGTCACCTGTTCCACCGTGACGCAAAACGATCACGACCGTATTGCTAGCGATGCTGCATTCATGACCGACTTCATTGACGCCAGCTCCCGATCGGCAAACCCGAGTCCGGCGACACAATCACAAGAACGCCTGCATACACTCGTTCCCGTCCATTCACGATTCGCGGCCCTTGGCAGACGATACCTGATTCTGCCCAATCGATTTTCGTCGCGACTGTTACGAAACTACTTTGGCCGGATCACGGCGACGTCATCTCGCGTGTCGATGGACCAGATCGACAAGGTTTACACGGCCCGAGCATCAGCCAAACAGATTCCCGCGCCGAAATCAGAGCTGCGGATTTTCAATGGCGAAGCCGCCGAAACAGTCGGCCGGCGAACGTCCCAGCCATCTTGCCATGCATCGGTCACGAACCTCCGAATCAGCGAGATTGATGAATACCGGAACGACGAAGGTGGTTCAGTCGAATACGTCG
The DNA window shown above is from Rubripirellula reticaptiva and carries:
- a CDS encoding glycosyltransferase family 2 protein yields the protein MTTTLKNETLKNEQAISNNPATENDAVVFGVGRDEATWQPRSEHELAIERIDEALDLIAEANSVAAGKIPVTRFDVTVIVPVFNEIRTIERVIRRIEKVMPPATEIIIVDDGSTDGTTEWLQSLPHSASRQIICRRANHGKGSAVRLAIRHSQGRVVAIQDADMEYDPADLLRVIWPILDGDADATYGSRYLNGWDDSSVVHRLGNWMLTSLSNCLTGLQLTDMETCHKAFDGDLIRSMELRECRFGFEPEITAKIAAGHYELIEVPTGYQARSYKEGKKIGWRDAVSALACMWRYRKG
- a CDS encoding DEAD/DEAH box helicase, with the translated sequence MFQRKSASDMIAEIDTANSWCADSLVPTGTYEITLERIEPRSLPIRVSPLTTRVTGFLFPEANQWVPPKPPPSESSTDKAETAKVRKRYKTIKHHRIKPPNDVVKLQDRLYYLLQPPLDLLVGSGQLNFPFDPFAYQLDGIAFLFPRYAAVLADEMGLGKTMQAISTIRLLLCSGEVRSVLLVCPKPLVSNWLREFQVWAPEIPVAAIEGNAATREHAWRSPEIPVKIANYELLMRDKETVLDSGLHFDLVALDEAQRIKNRNSTTSEIVRAIPRTRSWALTGTPVENSPDDLVGIFDYLSPGYLKVGMPMGEMAKLSKDFIMRRTKDMVMNDMPPKLYRDAELDLTPEQWSTYEMAEKEGVVRLEEMEQDLTIQHVFELVLRLKQICNFDPVTSASAKLERMVADMEEVVASGKKAIVFSQWVNSIDRMLPAMERFGPLQYHGRIPHKKREGVIDQFKNDPKASVILMSYGAGSVGLNLQFCEYVFLFDRWWNPAVEDQAINRAHRIGARGAVTVTRMLAMNTIEQRIAAVLDQKREMFDTLFSDQSGPTKGSGGGLSRDEIFGLFDLRAPGGKKVS
- a CDS encoding AAA family ATPase, translating into MSTSVESMQAEAAQFRDRYNAVRDMIGRVIVGHDDIVHGVLTAILCGGHCLLEGVPGLGKTMLVRTLAEVLDLEFNRVQFTPDLMPADILGTNMIVEDDAGRRKFEFQKGPVFTQILLADEINRATPKTQSAMLETMQEGTVTAGGKRFELSKPFFVLATQNPIEQEGTYPLPEAQLDRFLFKLVVGYSSREDLNVIVDRTTRGEKISLDKVMDGAELIKWQGMVRQVILAPHVQDYLVRLNLATHPDGPHSVDATNNYVRWGASPRGAQTLALAAKVRALLDGRFNVSFEDVRRVFLPAMRHRVLLNFEAQAEGIEPDTVLLDILEKVPEKAD